The genome window ATGCCGAACTACCCGCAGTTCGCCAGCACGGTGATTCCCTGGGACGTAATTCCGAAGCGCGTCGGCGTGATGGCGATGCTCGGCGTGCCCTACGGTGAGGCGGTGACCAACGCGATTCCGATGGCGCAGGCACAGGCCCGCGCTCTCGCCGCCGATGTCGCGGCCTCCGGTGGTCCGCGCGGTCTCGAGGACAAGGAGATCATCGCCATCGTCGCCTACATCCAGCGCCTCGGCCACGACATCGCCATGAATCGCCCGGCCGCGACGAGGACCCCATGAAACTCTCCGACATCATGAGTCATGCGGGACTCTCGATCTACGCCGAAGTCGCGCTGGTGCTCTTCCTGGCAGCGTTCTGCGGGATCATCTACTGGGTCTTCCGTCCGGCGTCGGCCGCGACCTGGCAGCGTGCTGCCCGGCTCCCGCTGGATGATGAAGCGGAGCCGTCCTCTCTTCGTCGTGCAGGAGGCGATCGTGAGTGAACAGGACCGG of Gemmatimonadota bacterium contains these proteins:
- a CDS encoding cbb3-type cytochrome c oxidase subunit 3, translating into MKLSDIMSHAGLSIYAEVALVLFLAAFCGIIYWVFRPASAATWQRAARLPLDDEAEPSSLRRAGGDRE